The proteins below come from a single Drosophila suzukii chromosome X, CBGP_Dsuzu_IsoJpt1.0, whole genome shotgun sequence genomic window:
- the nAChRalpha7 gene encoding neuronal acetylcholine receptor subunit alpha-7 isoform X2, producing the protein MKKQSRSRLDNPFCSSQETNMSFPQPHTLPEAPANGGKMLVYGLGLLIMIPACTAGPHEKRLLHALLDNYNSLERPVVNESDPLQLSFGLTLMQIIDVDEKNQLLITNIWLKLEWNDMNLRWNSSEFGGVRDLRIPPHRLWKPDVLMYNSADEGFDGTYATNVVVRNNGSCLYVPPGIFKSTCKIDITWFPFDDQRCEMKFGSWTYDGFQLDLQLQDEAGGDISSFITNGEWDLLGVTILLSLTVFLNMVAETMPATSDAVPLLGTYFNCIMFMVASSVVSTILILNYHHRNPDTHEMSEWIRVIFLYWLPCILRMQRPGQVGYECPPPPSSSSSSNSGEKKQQIQNVELKERSSKSLLANVLDIDDDFRCNHRCASATLPHQPTYYRTMYRQGDDGSVGPVGPAGPVVDGRLHEAISHTCLTSSAEYELALILKELRWITEQLKKEDETSDITRDWKFAAMVVDRLCLIIFTLFTIIATLAVLFSAPHFIFP; encoded by the exons ATGAAGAAGCAATCACGTAGTCGGTTGGACAATCCATTCTGCTCCAGTCAGGAAACAAACATGAGCTTCCCACAGCCGCACACATTGCCGGAAGCCCCAGCTAACGGTGGTAAAATGCTGGTTTATGGCCTGGGACTTCTAATTATGATACCGG CTTGTACGGCTGGACCCCATGAAAAGCGTCTGCTCCACGCCCTCCTGGACAACTACAACAGCTTAGAACGTCCGGTGGTCAACGAATCCGATCCATTGCAACTGAGCTTCGGACTAACACTCATGCAGATTATAGATGTG GATGAAAAGAACCAACTGCTAATTACAAATATTTGGCTCAAATTG GAATGGAATGACATGAATCTTCGATGGAATTCCAGTGAATTCGGCGGTGTACGCGATCTTCGAATTCCACCACATCGCTTATGGAAACCGGATGTTCTAATGTACAATAG TGCGGATGAGGGGTTTGATGGAACGTATGCCACAAATGTAGTGGTGCGCAACAATGGAAGCTGTCTGTACGTACCTCCAGGCATATTCAAATCAACATGTAAGATCGATATTACGTGGTTTCCATTTGATGATCAAAGATGTGAGATGAAGTTTGGTTCGTGGACCTACGATGGTTTTCag TTGGACTTACAATTACAAGACGAAGCAGGAGGAGATATTTCTAGCTTTATAACAAATGGCGAATGGGACTTGTTAG GAGTCACAATTTTATTATCGCTTACAGTCTTCCTTAACATGGTGGCGGAAACAATGCCGGCGACCTCTGATGCGGTGCCGCTGCTCG GAACTTATTTCAATTGCATTATGTTTATGGTGGCCTCATCAGTTGTGTCAACCATACTTATCCTCAATTATCATCATAGAAATCCAGATACGCATGAAATGAGTGAAtgg ATAAGAGTAATATTCCTTTATTGGTTACCTTGCATATTGCGCATGCAAAGACCCGGACAGGTTGGCTACGAATGTCCGCCGCCGCCCTCATCATCGAGTTCATCTAATTCTGGCGAGAAAAAGCAACAGATACAAAATGTTGAGCTCAAGGAGAG ATCCTCCAAGTCTCTGCTGGCCAACGTCCTCGATATAGACGATGATTTCCGATGCAATCATCGGTGTGCCAGTGCGACTTTGCCTCACCAGCCAACTTATTACAGAACGATGTACAG GCAAGGGGACGACGGCAGCGTGGGACCAGTGGGTCCGGCTGGCCCCGTGGTCGATGGGCGATTGCACGAAGCCATTTCGCACACCTGTCTGACTTCATCTGCGGAATACGAACTGGCGCTGATCCTTAAGGAACTGCGTTGGATAACGGAGCAG CTAAAAAAAGAAGACGAGACAAGCGACATAACACGAGATTGGAAGTTTGCAGCCATGGTCGTCGATCGTTTGTGCcttattattttcactttgTTTACTATTATCGCAACCCTTGCTGTACTGTTTTCAGCACCACATTTCATT TTCCCGTAA
- the nAChRalpha7 gene encoding neuronal acetylcholine receptor subunit alpha-7 isoform X3 yields MKKQSRSRLDNPFCSSQETNMSFPQPHTLPEAPANGGKMLVYGLGLLIMIPACTAGPHEKRLLHALLDNYNSLERPVVNESDPLQLSFGLTLMQIIDVDEKNQLLITNIWLKLEWNDMNLRWNSSEFGGVRDLRIPPHRLWKPDVLMYNSADEGFDGTYATNVVVRNNGSCLYVPPGIFKSTCKIDITWFPFDDQRCEMKFGSWTYDGFQLDLQLQDEAGGDISSFITNGEWDLLGVPGKRNEIYYNCCPEPYIDITFAILIRRKTLYYFFNLIVPCVLIASMALLGFTLPPDSGEKLSLGVTILLSLTVFLNMVAETMPATSDAVPLLGTYFNCIMFMVASSVVSTILILNYHHRNPDTHEMSEWDYFVRTWLIEAFLIINSSERTALNSLVC; encoded by the exons ATGAAGAAGCAATCACGTAGTCGGTTGGACAATCCATTCTGCTCCAGTCAGGAAACAAACATGAGCTTCCCACAGCCGCACACATTGCCGGAAGCCCCAGCTAACGGTGGTAAAATGCTGGTTTATGGCCTGGGACTTCTAATTATGATACCGG CTTGTACGGCTGGACCCCATGAAAAGCGTCTGCTCCACGCCCTCCTGGACAACTACAACAGCTTAGAACGTCCGGTGGTCAACGAATCCGATCCATTGCAACTGAGCTTCGGACTAACACTCATGCAGATTATAGATGTG GATGAAAAGAACCAACTGCTAATTACAAATATTTGGCTCAAATTG GAATGGAATGACATGAATCTTCGATGGAATTCCAGTGAATTCGGCGGTGTACGCGATCTTCGAATTCCACCACATCGCTTATGGAAACCGGATGTTCTAATGTACAATAG TGCGGATGAGGGGTTTGATGGAACGTATGCCACAAATGTAGTGGTGCGCAACAATGGAAGCTGTCTGTACGTACCTCCAGGCATATTCAAATCAACATGTAAGATCGATATTACGTGGTTTCCATTTGATGATCAAAGATGTGAGATGAAGTTTGGTTCGTGGACCTACGATGGTTTTCag TTGGACTTACAATTACAAGACGAAGCAGGAGGAGATATTTCTAGCTTTATAACAAATGGCGAATGGGACTTGTTAG GTGTGCCCGGTAAACGAAATGAAATCTACTATAATTGCTGCCCAGAACCTTATATTGACATAACATTCGCCATTTTGATAAGACGCAAAACATTGTACTATTTTTTCAATCTGATTGTGCCGTGCGTACTGATTGCCTCAATGGCACTGCTAGGGTTTACACTGCCACCAGATTCTGGTGAAAAGCTTTCGCTTG GAGTCACAATTTTATTATCGCTTACAGTCTTCCTTAACATGGTGGCGGAAACAATGCCGGCGACCTCTGATGCGGTGCCGCTGCTCG GAACTTATTTCAATTGCATTATGTTTATGGTGGCCTCATCAGTTGTGTCAACCATACTTATCCTCAATTATCATCATAGAAATCCAGATACGCATGAAATGAGTGAAtgg GATTACTTTGTCAGAACTTGGCTGATCGAGGCCTTCCTGATAATAAATTCTTCAGAAAGAACTGCCTTAAATTCACTCGTCTGTTGA
- the nAChRalpha7 gene encoding neuronal acetylcholine receptor subunit alpha-7 isoform X1 has translation MKKQSRSRLDNPFCSSQETNMSFPQPHTLPEAPANGGKMLVYGLGLLIMIPACTAGPHEKRLLHALLDNYNSLERPVVNESDPLQLSFGLTLMQIIDVDEKNQLLITNIWLKLEWNDMNLRWNSSEFGGVRDLRIPPHRLWKPDVLMYNSADEGFDGTYATNVVVRNNGSCLYVPPGIFKSTCKIDITWFPFDDQRCEMKFGSWTYDGFQLDLQLQDEAGGDISSFITNGEWDLLGVPGKRNEIYYNCCPEPYIDITFAILIRRKTLYYFFNLIVPCVLIASMALLGFTLPPDSGEKLSLGVTILLSLTVFLNMVAETMPATSDAVPLLGTYFNCIMFMVASSVVSTILILNYHHRNPDTHEMSEWIRVIFLYWLPCILRMQRPGQVGYECPPPPSSSSSSNSGEKKQQIQNVELKERSSKSLLANVLDIDDDFRCNHRCASATLPHQPTYYRTMYRQGDDGSVGPVGPAGPVVDGRLHEAISHTCLTSSAEYELALILKELRWITEQLKKEDETSDITRDWKFAAMVVDRLCLIIFTLFTIIATLAVLFSAPHFIFP, from the exons ATGAAGAAGCAATCACGTAGTCGGTTGGACAATCCATTCTGCTCCAGTCAGGAAACAAACATGAGCTTCCCACAGCCGCACACATTGCCGGAAGCCCCAGCTAACGGTGGTAAAATGCTGGTTTATGGCCTGGGACTTCTAATTATGATACCGG CTTGTACGGCTGGACCCCATGAAAAGCGTCTGCTCCACGCCCTCCTGGACAACTACAACAGCTTAGAACGTCCGGTGGTCAACGAATCCGATCCATTGCAACTGAGCTTCGGACTAACACTCATGCAGATTATAGATGTG GATGAAAAGAACCAACTGCTAATTACAAATATTTGGCTCAAATTG GAATGGAATGACATGAATCTTCGATGGAATTCCAGTGAATTCGGCGGTGTACGCGATCTTCGAATTCCACCACATCGCTTATGGAAACCGGATGTTCTAATGTACAATAG TGCGGATGAGGGGTTTGATGGAACGTATGCCACAAATGTAGTGGTGCGCAACAATGGAAGCTGTCTGTACGTACCTCCAGGCATATTCAAATCAACATGTAAGATCGATATTACGTGGTTTCCATTTGATGATCAAAGATGTGAGATGAAGTTTGGTTCGTGGACCTACGATGGTTTTCag TTGGACTTACAATTACAAGACGAAGCAGGAGGAGATATTTCTAGCTTTATAACAAATGGCGAATGGGACTTGTTAG GTGTGCCCGGTAAACGAAATGAAATCTACTATAATTGCTGCCCAGAACCTTATATTGACATAACATTCGCCATTTTGATAAGACGCAAAACATTGTACTATTTTTTCAATCTGATTGTGCCGTGCGTACTGATTGCCTCAATGGCACTGCTAGGGTTTACACTGCCACCAGATTCTGGTGAAAAGCTTTCGCTTG GAGTCACAATTTTATTATCGCTTACAGTCTTCCTTAACATGGTGGCGGAAACAATGCCGGCGACCTCTGATGCGGTGCCGCTGCTCG GAACTTATTTCAATTGCATTATGTTTATGGTGGCCTCATCAGTTGTGTCAACCATACTTATCCTCAATTATCATCATAGAAATCCAGATACGCATGAAATGAGTGAAtgg ATAAGAGTAATATTCCTTTATTGGTTACCTTGCATATTGCGCATGCAAAGACCCGGACAGGTTGGCTACGAATGTCCGCCGCCGCCCTCATCATCGAGTTCATCTAATTCTGGCGAGAAAAAGCAACAGATACAAAATGTTGAGCTCAAGGAGAG ATCCTCCAAGTCTCTGCTGGCCAACGTCCTCGATATAGACGATGATTTCCGATGCAATCATCGGTGTGCCAGTGCGACTTTGCCTCACCAGCCAACTTATTACAGAACGATGTACAG GCAAGGGGACGACGGCAGCGTGGGACCAGTGGGTCCGGCTGGCCCCGTGGTCGATGGGCGATTGCACGAAGCCATTTCGCACACCTGTCTGACTTCATCTGCGGAATACGAACTGGCGCTGATCCTTAAGGAACTGCGTTGGATAACGGAGCAG CTAAAAAAAGAAGACGAGACAAGCGACATAACACGAGATTGGAAGTTTGCAGCCATGGTCGTCGATCGTTTGTGCcttattattttcactttgTTTACTATTATCGCAACCCTTGCTGTACTGTTTTCAGCACCACATTTCATT TTCCCGTAA